CACCAGGTTTTAATTTTATAAAGTCATAACATAATAAAGGAATAAAAGTCTGGTTAATTAACCAAGAACTCATAAGAGCTAACATAACAACAATTGTTAAAGGTCCAACATACTCTCCCATGTTTTGCTTATTTAAAATAATTGGAGAAAAGGCCATTATAGTTGTTAATGAACTAACAAATAAAGGAATAGCAAGTGTTCTAGATGATTCTAAACATGCTTGCATTCTAGGTTTTCCTTCTTCTAGTAAAACAGTTATATTTTCAGACATAACAACGGCATTATCAACAAGCATACCAAGAGCTATAATAAGTCCAGCAAGAGTAATCTGATTGATACCATAGTTAAACCAAAATAATCCAATAAGAGTAAATGCTATTGATGTTGGAGTTAGTGCAGCAACTATAAGTCCAGATCTAAGTCCTAAGAAAACAAGCATTACTAATACAATTGTTGTAACTGCTTGAAATAAGTTAACTATAAAAGCTGTTACATTTGTTTGAACTAAGTCTGGAAGATAATAGATTTCTCCAATTTCAAGCCCTATTGGAAGAGAATTTTTATAAGTTTTTAAAGTCTCTTGAATACCTTTTCCCATTAATAAAACATCTTCTCCAGAACCTAATGATATTCCAAGAACAAGGGATTTGTTACCATTAAAATCTATAGAGTATGTTGAAGGATCTTGATAACTTTTATAAATATTGGCAACTTCACTTAAATATATACTAGAGTCACCATTTGGACTTGTTATGATAGTATCTTTTATATCTTCAATATTTTTAAAGTTACCACTAGGAGTCACTTTAAGTCTATTTTGATCTATAACAATATTTCCACCTTTAATAATAACATTTGAACTATTTAAAGTATTTATAATATTTTCTAAAGTAAGTCCCGTTTGAGATAAAAGTTTATTATCAATGTCAATATATATAGTTTCTTTTTGAATACCTGAAATATCAATACTCCCAATTTGAGGAACATTGAATAATAAAACTTCCTTTAATTGATAAGCAGTTTCATAAAGTTCCTCATAGGTATAACCTTCTCCACCAATTGCAAGAAGAGTTCCGTAGATATCTCCGTAAAATGTATTTATCTGAGGAGCTTGAACTCCTTGAGGAAGATTAGGAACAACGAATGTATTAATTCTATTTCTAAGTTCTGTCCAAACAGGCTGAATATCTTTGTATTCAGCTTTAATATTAACATAAACATTTGATTGTCCATCTGTATTAGTTGAGTTTACATACCATAGAGAATCCATATTTTGTACTTGATCAGCGATTCTTTTACTAACTAAATCTGCCATTTGTTTCGCTGTGGCTCCTGGCCAGTTAGTTGTAATTAGAGCTACTTTTATTGTAAATCCAGGGTCTTGAGCTTTTTCGGATTTATCATAAGATAAGTATCCTCCAATAAGTAGAATAACTATTAAAAAATAGGTTGTGACTTTATTTTTAATTGCTAGTTCGGTTAATTTCATGGCTATTCAGCTCCTTTTAAAAGTGAAACCTTTTGATCTTCTAAAAGGACACTACTTCCCTTTGTAACAACATAATCGCCGTCTGTTAATCCACTAACAATTTCACTACCTTGTTCTGTAGTATTTCCTAATGTAACAAGTTGTTTCTTAACTATACCAATATTATTTTCAAGATTTGTAACAACATAAACATATTTTTCTCCATTAGGAGCTGTTAAAATAGCTGTTAAAGGAACTGCGATAACTTTATTAGTATTATCTGTAGTAACGATAACTTTTGCTGTCATACCAACTTTTACAGTATCTAAAGGATCAACAATTTTAGCTTTAACAGGATAAGTTCCACCATAACCAACAGAAAGTGTTCCAATATTAGTAATTGTTCCTTTTATACTTAAATTATTAAGAGAAGTTATTTCAATCTGAACCTCTTCTCCTAATTTTAAATCTCCAACAACAGATTGAGAAACATTAAACTCTACATAACGCTCACCAAAAGTATTTAGAACAAAAACTACTGTGCTAGAAGATACATTTTGGTTAACCTCACTTTTTACCTGTCCTATAGTACCATCGCTAGGAGCTGTTAACATAGTATAACTTAAATTAACTTTAGCTAGATTAACTGCATCTTCAAGAGCTTTAACAGAAGATATTGCAGATTTATAATTAGCTGTTGCACTATCATAAGATGCTTTTGAGATACTGTTTTCTAGATAAAGTGCTTCTGATCTTTTAAAGTTTGCAGTAGATTCAGCTAAATTTGCATTTCCTTTATCTAGATTAGAAAGTGCTTGCTGATAATTTAATTGATACTCTATAGGATCTAAAGTAGCTAAAATTTGTCCAGTTTTAACAGTATCACCCAACTGGGCAATACGATTATTTATAGTTCCTGAAACTCTAAAACTTAAATTTGAAAGAGCTTCAGTATTAACTGTACCTGAGTAAGCACGCTTAACGCTATACTCTTTTTTTTCTACTTTTTCATAAACAACTGATTTAACCTCTTCGGTAGAACTCGATTTCTCTTTTCCACACGCTAATAATGCTAATAATAGTGTAACCACTAAAAATTTATTTTTCATAATTTATCCCTCCTAATTATCTAACTCTTGTTGAAGTTTAAGCAGTAAAACTTTTCTTTCAGATGGTTCCATAGTAAGAGATGACTTACCGTAAAGATATTCAAGTTTTAGCGTAGAGTTAATTAGATTAAAATTTTCAATTACATGATTTAACTCTTGACTCAAAGTATTATTTTGAGCAGATAAAAAATCAGTTAACGTAGTTGTTCCTTCTGTATATAGGTTAGTTACGATATCTAAATTTTTCTTAGCTACATCTGAAGATATTTTTGTTGTATAACTTTGTACAAAGTTAGTTAAAAGATTTGTGTATGTTTGTAAAACTTCTTGAGCTAATTGATTTTGAGAAGAAAGTTTATTAAACTCAAGTGCTTTTAACTCACTTTTTATAGCCTGTCCATTATAGTAAATCTCTCCACCACTAATAAGAGGTAAACTTACATTAATTCCAGCTTGCCAATACTCATCTGGGAAATCTCCATTTGAATTTTTACCCCAAGGTGTAATCATATTATTTTTATAGTAATTTCCAGAAGCAGTAACAGTTGGAATATAACGTTCTCTTTCATTTGATACAAGCTCTCTTTCTTTACTTTTAATAGTATTATCAAGTTGTTTTAATGAATTTGAGTTTGTTAGAGCACCGCTTACTAAAAATTTCTCTATTTTTTTAGATTTTTCAGAACCAAATGTAAAGTTCTTACCTAAATTTTCACTTAATAAGAAGTATGGAGCAAGTTCATCAAGAGTTTCATAAGTATACGTATTTCCCTCTGGATAATTTAAAAGGTTATTTAAATATATCTCTTGAGAACGAATCTCTCCTTTAACACTAGAAATATCTGAAAGAGCTCCAGCCACATTTGATTGTAATCTATATACATCTTGCAATCCACCAGCACCAACATTGTAATTAATTTTAGCAACATTTAAAGTTTCTCTTAAAAGATCGTAGTTACTTGCTTGAATAGCTAATTGAGCTTTTAATTGAAGAATATTAACATATGTAGAAGCTACATAATATATAGTAGCTAATTTTTGTTGCTCAAATGCTTTTCTATTAGAATCTAATGATAACTTATCAATATAAACACTAGCATTGATTTGATCACTAAATATAACTTGTGAAAGTTGTAAATAAGAAGCTACACTATTTGTAGGATATCCTTGTTTAAAATTAGGTGATCTATCATCTAAAGCTGAATAATCAGCATTAGCTGACAATTGTGGTAAACGCTTAGAGTTAGTAACTTTAACATTATAATAGCTAGTCATAATGTTTTGTCTAACTTGAAGAAGATCTAAGTTAGAGTTAAGAGCTCTATTTACAGCATTTTTAAGTGTCAGCTTAGGATTTGCCATTTCTGGATTATTAACTTGTGATAAATCTTGAAGGAAAATAAGATTAGGATAAATATCAATTTTTGTTGCTACTTCAGAGTTTAAATATATATCTTTGATTGGAGCGTTAACTTCAACAATTGTACTCATATCTTTTTTAGTTTTAAAAAACATATAGTTTAAAGAAGCTGCTCTTAATCTTTTTCTAAATTCTTTATTCAAATTCAACCCAGAATATGCATATGGTTTTAACTCTTCGTTGAAATCAATAAGAAAAGAAGGAACTTTTTTATCAATTGCATTAATTAAATTCTCTTTACTAGCTCTAAGAACGTTAATTTTAACACCAGGAATATTAGTGTGCTGAGCAAGCTTATTTAAATTACTAGAATTCATATTAGAGATAAGAACATCAACCTCTGTAACTCCGTTTAATTCTTTAAAAGGCATTAAATAATCATTTAAATCAAGATTACTATAGATATAATTTAAATTTTTTGGAATATTTTTACCCTTGTCTCCAAAACCTAAAGGAACTGAGTAAAACTTATTTTGTTGTAGATTAGATATATTTTCTAATGGCGCACAAGTTAAAATAAAAACTCCATCAATTTTAGGATTTTTATTTAGTTTGTTTATACCATCTTGAATATTGTGGTTTGTCAGATAAAACTTTTCTGTAATTTTTGGAGAAAAATTTGTACCGGCAAAATTTTTATTTAATTCATCTTTAAGAATTTCTAAAGCAGTCTCTGAACATTGAGAATGGTTTTCTAAAATAACTCCAACATCAAGAGTTTTGGCGAATAAAGAAAAATTGAAAATAAAAAGTAAAAAAAGTAGTTTTCCCATAAGGACCCTCCCTTAAAAATTAGTTGTATCATTATCATATTCTGTTGAAAGTAAAAAAATCCTTTTGAAAATAAAAAAAGAAGTATAAAAATACTTCTTTTAGACCTATAATATATTAAAATTGAAATTTATTTAAATAATTCTTAACATCTTCCATTATATCCTCTACACAATTATCTTCAAAAGGTGATTTTAATTTAGCAACTTTCAATAAATTTAAGAATGATTTTGTTCCACCCTCATGACAAAGATTTAAATAATCTTTCCAACTTTCTTGATAATTTTTATTCATTTTTTGCCAAAATTGTAAAGCACAAATTTGAGCCAATGTATAATCTATATAATAAAATGGTACTTCAAATATATGAGCTTGTTGGAACCACCATGTTCCTTTTTCTAAAAATGGATTTTCTGAGTAATCACAATGAGGTTTATAAGTTTTTTCGAGCTCTCTCCAGATAGATTTTCTTTCAGCTGGAGTTAAATTAGGATTCTCATAAACTTTATGTTGGAAATGATCCACTAAAACTCCATAAGGTATAAATTTAATAGCACTACTTAAATGCAAATATTTATATTTATTTGTATCCTCTTTAAAGAAATTTTCCATCCAATTCCAAGTGAAAAACTCCATACTCATCGAATGTATTTCAGAACTTTCATATGTAGCCCATAATAACTCTGGAATTTCAATCCAACTTGATCTATAAACTTGAAAAGCATGTCCAGCTTCATGAGTTAAAACATCAATATCGCCACTTGTTCCATTAAAATTTGAAAAAATAAAAGGTGACTTATAATCTGGAATAAAAGTACAATATCCCCCTCCAGCTTTCCCTTTTTTAGTTGTTAAATCCATCAAATCATTTTCAATCATGAAATCAATAAACTCAGCGGTTTCAGATGAAAGTTCATGATACATCTTTTTTCCTTGCTCAATAATCCAATTTGAATCTCCTTTAGGAGTTGGATTTCCATCATTAAACTCAAATTTTTCATCATAATACTTAAGAGTTTCTAATCCTAATCTTGTTTTTTGTTTTTCATATAAAGCAGAAGCTAATGGAACGATACTTTCAACAACTTGCTTTCTAAAAGAATCTACCATTTCAGCATTATAGTCTACTCTATTCATTCTTAAGTATCCTAACTCTATAAAATTACTAAATCCTAACTTTTCAGCTATTTTTACTCTTATTTTTACAAGGTTATTAAATATTTCATCAAATTTACTTTCGTTATTAATAAAAAAAGTTGATTTTGCTTCTTGAGCAGCTTTTCTTATAGTTCTATTTTTAGAAAGAATAAAAGGAGTCATCCCAGATAAATTTCTTTCTTTTCCATCAAATAATATCTTAGCAGAAGCCAAAAGTTTTACATACTTAGAAACTTCTTTATTTTCCTCTTGTAAATCTTCAATAATATCTGAAGAGAATGTTTTTAAACTATTTTCCATCAATTTAAAAAGTTGATCTCCATATTCTAATACTAGTTTATCTTTATTACTATGATTTACCATAATCTCATAAAAGTTGGTATCTAACTCTTGATAAAAAGGTGAAATCTCATCCCAGTATTCATTCTCATCGTCGTAAAATTTATCCTCAGTATTTATAGTGTGTCTAATATTAGCAATACTAGACATAGATGATATATTGTTTCTTATGGCATTAATTTCGTGAATTAAGTGTTTTTGTTCTTGAATATCAGTTGAAGCTTTTAAGTTTTCCATTAGATTTGTTAAAGTTTCTTTAATTAAATCATAATTAGGTCTTTCATATTTAAAATCTTTAAATTTCATAAATTCCTCCTTTATTTATTTTAAAAATAACTCTATTATAGAGGAAAATCTACATATCATCAACAAAAAAATTTTTAAAGGAAAAATATATATAATATTGTATAAAGACAAAAATGAATTTTTTGAAAGGGGGTATGTATATGAAAAATATAGACAAGTTAGAGAAATTAAAAAAATCTTTTGAAAGAAATAAAGATTTAGTAACAGATGCCTTATATAAAGACTTAGGGAAAAATTTTGAAGAAAGTAGGTTATCAGAGTATTACCCAGTTATATCTGAATTTGACTATTTTTTAAAGAATTTAGAAAAATGGAGTGAACCTGAAAAAATTAAAAGCTTTTTTAATTTTATAGGTTGTGGAACAATTATTCAACCTGAGCCTTACGGAAAAGTTTTAATTATTTCTCCATGGAATTATCCTTTTAATTTAACTTTTATTCCTTTGATAGGTGCTATCGCTGCTGGAAATGAAGTTGTTTTAAAACCATCTGAAAATTCTAAATTTTCAAGTGAAATAATAAAAAAAATAATTGAAGAAAGTGGTGTTGAAGATATTTCTGTTGTATTAGGAGATAGAGAAACAACAAAAGAGCTTTTAAATTCAAAGTTTGATTATATATTTTTTACTGGTAGTACAAAAGTTGGAAAAGAGGTATATTTAAAAGCGGCTGAAACATTAACACCAGTGACACTAGAGCTAGGAGGAAAATCACCTGTTATAATAGAGGATGAACATTGTTTGCAAGACGCTGTAGAGAAAATAATTTGGGGTAAATTTTTTAATAGAGGCCAAACATGTGTAGCTCCTGATTATATTTATCTACCAACGGGATTGAAAGATCAATTTGTAGAATTAACTAGAGAGTATATTAGAAAAAATGGAGATGTTCAAGGAAAAATAATAAATGATGAGCACTTTGAAAGATTAGAAAATTTGTTAAATAATCAAAATATAATCTATCAAAATGGAAAAATAGATGACGACACTAAAAATAAAGGATTATTTCCATTTACAATAGTTTTAAATCCTAAAGATGATGATCCTATTTCTCAAGAGGAAATCTTTGGTCCAATTCTTCCTTTAGTTGAATATGAAAGTTTAGAAAAAGTTTATTGGGATTTAAGATTAAAACCTGCTCCATTAGCTCTTTACATTTTTAGAAGTGATAAAGGTAATTTATCTACAAAAGGGTTAAAAGCAGGAGGTGTATGTATAAATAGTACTATGCTGCAAATTATTGATAAAAGAGTTCCTTTTGGTGGAGTAGGTTACAGTGGACTTGGACAGTATCATGGTAAATATACATTTGATACATTTACTCACTATAAACCAATTTTTGAAGGAAGTGGTATAAAAATATCTATGCTAAGAAAAGTTATTAATCTAATTTTAAATAAAATAAAAAAATAAATAAAAGTAAAAATAAATGTAGTGCTTCTTAAGAAAATATTATACAATATATACGATACTAGAAAGATATTTAAGGAGAAAACATGAAAAAAGGATTAATCGCTTTATTTTTAGCAGCAAGTACAGCAGCATTTTCAATGGATGCACATTTAAGATTAGGAGCTATAACAAACGCTGGTTCTTATAACAAAGAGGATAAGAGTTTTGAAAGCTACGCGCCAACATTAGGATTAGAAATTACTCAAACTTTACTTTTAGCAGATGTAGGAGTGGGAATTGCTTATAATGGAAAAACTTCAGGAACAGATATTGAAACAGTACCAGCTTATGGACTAATTAAAATGAATCTATTCCCAGTTGGAGTAAAACCATACTTAGTTGGAAAAGTTGGAAAAGTTTTATATACTCGTGATAGCGTATCTAATTCAAATCCTGATGGAAAATATTTCTATGGTGCTGGAGTAGGTATGGATATATTCGCACTACAAGGTGAAATATTATACTCTGTTACAAAAATAGATGGAGATAAAAGAGGGAATGATAATTTAGAGCAAATTAGCTTTACATTAGGATATAACTTCTTCTAAAATAAAAATAAGAAAAGGGAGTTTTAAAAACTCCCTTTTTATATATTAAATATTTTCTAAAGAAAATAAAGTAGATAAATATTTTGCAACTCCATTTTCATCATTTGTTAAATCTAATGTATCGAACTCTTTTTTTAAGTCTTCAAAACCATTTTTCATAACAAGTCCTTTTCCAGCAACTTTAAGCATTTCGTAATCGTTAAAAGCATCTCCAAAGGCAATTGTATGCTTTAAACTAATATTTTTTAATTTAGCTATCATTTCAAGAGCTTTTCCTTTAGATGTTTCAAAGTGAACGATATCAAGATAATCCTCTTGAGATATAAAGGCGTTCACTTCATCGTATTTGTTAAAGTAAGATGATAGGTGTTTTAATTTTTCACCATCTCTATCCATTAAAACTATCTTTTCAAAAGTATATAGATTAATATTTTCTAAATTTATTTCAATAGGATCTTCAAGTGGATTGTATAAAAAAGTATTGGCTTTATCAATTGTTCCCTCTTCTATATATACTTGAGTTCCATACGTAGCGAAAAATACGCAATCCTCTTCTAAAGATTTTTTAAAAACTTCATTGACTATGTTAGAATCCAATGTTCTTTGGAAAATTAACTCCCCTTTATTATTATAAATAGTAGTTCCGTTATTACAGACAATTTCGCCATTTAATTCCAAA
This region of Cetobacterium somerae ATCC BAA-474 genomic DNA includes:
- a CDS encoding efflux RND transporter periplasmic adaptor subunit translates to MKNKFLVVTLLLALLACGKEKSSSTEEVKSVVYEKVEKKEYSVKRAYSGTVNTEALSNLSFRVSGTINNRIAQLGDTVKTGQILATLDPIEYQLNYQQALSNLDKGNANLAESTANFKRSEALYLENSISKASYDSATANYKSAISSVKALEDAVNLAKVNLSYTMLTAPSDGTIGQVKSEVNQNVSSSTVVFVLNTFGERYVEFNVSQSVVGDLKLGEEVQIEITSLNNLSIKGTITNIGTLSVGYGGTYPVKAKIVDPLDTVKVGMTAKVIVTTDNTNKVIAVPLTAILTAPNGEKYVYVVTNLENNIGIVKKQLVTLGNTTEQGSEIVSGLTDGDYVVTKGSSVLLEDQKVSLLKGAE
- a CDS encoding TolC family protein; the protein is MGKLLFLLFIFNFSLFAKTLDVGVILENHSQCSETALEILKDELNKNFAGTNFSPKITEKFYLTNHNIQDGINKLNKNPKIDGVFILTCAPLENISNLQQNKFYSVPLGFGDKGKNIPKNLNYIYSNLDLNDYLMPFKELNGVTEVDVLISNMNSSNLNKLAQHTNIPGVKINVLRASKENLINAIDKKVPSFLIDFNEELKPYAYSGLNLNKEFRKRLRAASLNYMFFKTKKDMSTIVEVNAPIKDIYLNSEVATKIDIYPNLIFLQDLSQVNNPEMANPKLTLKNAVNRALNSNLDLLQVRQNIMTSYYNVKVTNSKRLPQLSANADYSALDDRSPNFKQGYPTNSVASYLQLSQVIFSDQINASVYIDKLSLDSNRKAFEQQKLATIYYVASTYVNILQLKAQLAIQASNYDLLRETLNVAKINYNVGAGGLQDVYRLQSNVAGALSDISSVKGEIRSQEIYLNNLLNYPEGNTYTYETLDELAPYFLLSENLGKNFTFGSEKSKKIEKFLVSGALTNSNSLKQLDNTIKSKERELVSNERERYIPTVTASGNYYKNNMITPWGKNSNGDFPDEYWQAGINVSLPLISGGEIYYNGQAIKSELKALEFNKLSSQNQLAQEVLQTYTNLLTNFVQSYTTKISSDVAKKNLDIVTNLYTEGTTTLTDFLSAQNNTLSQELNHVIENFNLINSTLKLEYLYGKSSLTMEPSERKVLLLKLQQELDN
- a CDS encoding M3 family oligoendopeptidase, translating into MKFKDFKYERPNYDLIKETLTNLMENLKASTDIQEQKHLIHEINAIRNNISSMSSIANIRHTINTEDKFYDDENEYWDEISPFYQELDTNFYEIMVNHSNKDKLVLEYGDQLFKLMENSLKTFSSDIIEDLQEENKEVSKYVKLLASAKILFDGKERNLSGMTPFILSKNRTIRKAAQEAKSTFFINNESKFDEIFNNLVKIRVKIAEKLGFSNFIELGYLRMNRVDYNAEMVDSFRKQVVESIVPLASALYEKQKTRLGLETLKYYDEKFEFNDGNPTPKGDSNWIIEQGKKMYHELSSETAEFIDFMIENDLMDLTTKKGKAGGGYCTFIPDYKSPFIFSNFNGTSGDIDVLTHEAGHAFQVYRSSWIEIPELLWATYESSEIHSMSMEFFTWNWMENFFKEDTNKYKYLHLSSAIKFIPYGVLVDHFQHKVYENPNLTPAERKSIWRELEKTYKPHCDYSENPFLEKGTWWFQQAHIFEVPFYYIDYTLAQICALQFWQKMNKNYQESWKDYLNLCHEGGTKSFLNLLKVAKLKSPFEDNCVEDIMEDVKNYLNKFQF
- a CDS encoding aldehyde dehydrogenase family protein, which translates into the protein MKNIDKLEKLKKSFERNKDLVTDALYKDLGKNFEESRLSEYYPVISEFDYFLKNLEKWSEPEKIKSFFNFIGCGTIIQPEPYGKVLIISPWNYPFNLTFIPLIGAIAAGNEVVLKPSENSKFSSEIIKKIIEESGVEDISVVLGDRETTKELLNSKFDYIFFTGSTKVGKEVYLKAAETLTPVTLELGGKSPVIIEDEHCLQDAVEKIIWGKFFNRGQTCVAPDYIYLPTGLKDQFVELTREYIRKNGDVQGKIINDEHFERLENLLNNQNIIYQNGKIDDDTKNKGLFPFTIVLNPKDDDPISQEEIFGPILPLVEYESLEKVYWDLRLKPAPLALYIFRSDKGNLSTKGLKAGGVCINSTMLQIIDKRVPFGGVGYSGLGQYHGKYTFDTFTHYKPIFEGSGIKISMLRKVINLILNKIKK
- a CDS encoding outer membrane beta-barrel protein, encoding MKKGLIALFLAASTAAFSMDAHLRLGAITNAGSYNKEDKSFESYAPTLGLEITQTLLLADVGVGIAYNGKTSGTDIETVPAYGLIKMNLFPVGVKPYLVGKVGKVLYTRDSVSNSNPDGKYFYGAGVGMDIFALQGEILYSVTKIDGDKRGNDNLEQISFTLGYNFF
- a CDS encoding Cof-type HAD-IIB family hydrolase, with protein sequence MYKLIVSDLDGTLVDKNKNVSEYTKKIVTLLKERGIEFIIATGRSYKGAKHIYDTLELNGEIVCNNGTTIYNNKGELIFQRTLDSNIVNEVFKKSLEEDCVFFATYGTQVYIEEGTIDKANTFLYNPLEDPIEINLENINLYTFEKIVLMDRDGEKLKHLSSYFNKYDEVNAFISQEDYLDIVHFETSKGKALEMIAKLKNISLKHTIAFGDAFNDYEMLKVAGKGLVMKNGFEDLKKEFDTLDLTNDENGVAKYLSTLFSLENI